A portion of the Manihot esculenta cultivar AM560-2 chromosome 2, M.esculenta_v8, whole genome shotgun sequence genome contains these proteins:
- the LOC110605826 gene encoding uncharacterized protein LOC110605826 isoform X3 translates to MQYLLGRKNFFTMAVAFTDLSWWSWSGKHQEPKISNAPSLNARADSDLWESDTLKFPLAPGANGTSSYRRVKQKWHSREERKIDREYDAVLVPSDGGCVSGSESDSDYSIGWLEPHGPAFQSNDDEDNSFAVLVTCYGRAQEKAFENSKNNLFGAVVNIQDGYSDESIKYMEKWLSGLQNS, encoded by the exons ATGCAGTACTTGCTTG GAAGAAAGAACTTTTTCACTATGGCGGTGGCATTTACTGATCTTTCATGGTGGTCATGGAGTGGAAAGCATCAGGAGCCTAAAATCTCAAATGCACCTTCTTTAAATGCCAGAGCTGATTCAGACTTGTGGGAATCAGATACTCTGAAATTTCCGTTGGCTCCTGGGGCTAATGGGACTTCCTCTTATAGAAGGGTTAAGCAAAAATGGCATAGCCGGGAAGAGAGGAAAATTGATAGGGAATATGATGCAGTTCTTGTGCCTTCTGATGGTGGTTGCGTTTCAGGGTCTGAGTCTGATTCAGATTATTCCATTGGGTGGTTGGAGCCTCATGGACCTGCATTCCAGAGTAATGATGACGAAGATAACAGTTTTGCTGTACTGGTCACATGTTATGGTCGTGCTCAAGAGAAAGCATTTGAGAACTCAAAGAACAATTTGTTTGGTGCCGTTGTCAACATTCAAGATGGTTACTCTGATG
- the LOC110605826 gene encoding uncharacterized protein LOC110605826 isoform X2 produces the protein MATLSYNPTHGRKNFFTMAVAFTDLSWWSWSGKHQEPKISNAPSLNARADSDLWESDTLKFPLAPGANGTSSYRRVKQKWHSREERKIDREYDAVLVPSDGGCVSGSESDSDYSIGWLEPHGPAFQSNDDEDNSFAVLVTCYGRAQEKAFENSKNNLFGAVVNIQDGYSDESIKYMEKWLSGLQNS, from the exons ATGGCTACACTCTCCTACAACCCTACCCACG GAAGAAAGAACTTTTTCACTATGGCGGTGGCATTTACTGATCTTTCATGGTGGTCATGGAGTGGAAAGCATCAGGAGCCTAAAATCTCAAATGCACCTTCTTTAAATGCCAGAGCTGATTCAGACTTGTGGGAATCAGATACTCTGAAATTTCCGTTGGCTCCTGGGGCTAATGGGACTTCCTCTTATAGAAGGGTTAAGCAAAAATGGCATAGCCGGGAAGAGAGGAAAATTGATAGGGAATATGATGCAGTTCTTGTGCCTTCTGATGGTGGTTGCGTTTCAGGGTCTGAGTCTGATTCAGATTATTCCATTGGGTGGTTGGAGCCTCATGGACCTGCATTCCAGAGTAATGATGACGAAGATAACAGTTTTGCTGTACTGGTCACATGTTATGGTCGTGCTCAAGAGAAAGCATTTGAGAACTCAAAGAACAATTTGTTTGGTGCCGTTGTCAACATTCAAGATGGTTACTCTGATG